A genomic window from Triticum urartu cultivar G1812 chromosome 7, Tu2.1, whole genome shotgun sequence includes:
- the LOC125521506 gene encoding uncharacterized protein LOC125521506 yields MLTYGWIDGAHQFRRRRCRIRTHLRDGGRPHRDPPPALGLVRHTGPHRRLLLRWSSTTVHLRRDLDAQGMHTWLVTSHAAIAGGWLAGWTGVRGAGVLQPYISGKTLAKMCACQDSCSSRLIAGADGRWMPARIRRLQPRHPQGGAATITYPTMGQQQFMMFCISLSLLRKKQYLKKQTTCFLVVKH; encoded by the exons ATGCTCACCTATGGATGGATAGATGGGGCGCACCAGTTCCGGCGACGGCGATGCCGGATCCGCACCCACCTGCGTGATGGAGGGCGGCCGCATCGGGATCCACCGCCTGCTCTCGGTCTGGTGCGGCACACCGGACCACACCGGAGATTGCTACTGCGGTGGTCGTCGACGACGGTGCATCTCcggcgggacctagatgcccaag GCATGCATACGTGGTTGGTGACCTCGCATGCCGCCATTGCCGGAGGCTGGCTGGCTGGATGGACGGGCGTCCGCGGTGCCGGTGTTTTGCAGCCTTACATCTCAG GGAAGACGCTTGCTAAAATGTGTGCATGCCAAGATTCCTGCAGTTCCAGACTGATTG CTGGTGCGGATGggaggtggatgcccgcacgGATCCGACGTCTCCAACCTCGGCATCCACAAGGAGGAGCGGCGACAATTACATACCCAACCATGGGGCAACAGCAATTCATG ATGTTTTGCATCAGCCTGTCATTGCTAAGGAAGAAGCAGTACTTGAAGAAGCAGACTACATGTTTTCTTGTTGTGAAGCACTAG